The following nucleotide sequence is from Mycobacterium sp. Z3061.
CTTTCCCCTGGTGGCCGAGGTGTTGCGCCAGGCGGGGGTCAGCAGATATCACCACTCGATCCCGTCGGGTACCACGCTCTATCTCACCGATGCCGGCGCCGTGGTCATGCAGGCCGACCCGGTCGTCTCAGGCATGGTCGACGTCGCGCCGTGGAACCGGGATGCCCTCATCGCTGCGATCCGCACCGACCAGGCCGGCGACACCAGCTATTCGCAGTTCACCCGATCCTGCTGGGAGGCCGGCGTGGTGAACTACGACGTCGATCTGTCGGGCCGCACCTGCACCTACGCGAGCGCGGCGGGTGAGCAGTATGTCGAGTCCTACCCGCAGGTCGAGGTCGATCAGAGGTAACCCGTCTGATTGACTAGGCGCACCGACGAGGCGCCGTCCGGATAGAACTCGGCGATGCTCAGCGACGCCAGGTCCAGGTGCAGCCGGTACAGAATTCCCGATCCGGCGTCCAACGCCATCCGCAGCATCGACTTGATGGGCGTGACATGGGACACCACCAGCACATTGGCGCCGGGATGGTTGGCGATGATGCGGTCGCGGCCGCGCCGCACTCGCCGCAGCACGTCGTCGAAGCTTTCGCCGCCCGGCGGCAGCGCACCGGTGTCGTACAGCCAACGGCGGTGCAGTTCCGGGTCGCGGGTGGCGGCCTCGGTGAAGGTGAGGCCTTCCCATGCTCCGAAGTCGGTCTCGATCAGGTCCTCGTCGACGGTGACCTCCAAGCCCAGCGCCCGGGCCGCGGTCGTCGCCGTGTCATAGGCACGTTGCAGTGGCGATGAGATCACCGCCGCGATCCCGCGCCGCTGGGTAAGGTATCGTGCCGCCAAACCGGCCTGCCGCCAACCGATTTCGTTCAGCGGCGGGTTGCCCCGCCCGGAGTAGCGACGCTGCGCCGAAAACTCGGTCTGCCCGTGCCGCAACAGAAGGAACCGGGTGGGGTTGCCGCTGGCGCCGGTCCAGCCGGGCCCCTTGTTGGCGTCGGTCGGCACCTCCTCCGCCGCGGCCTTGCGGGCGGACTCGGTGACCGGCACGGCGACCTTGTCGACCCGGCGGTCGGTCTGGGCCGCGGCGTCCATCGCCTCGTTGGCCAGCCGGTCGGCGTAGGCGTTCTGCTCGCGCGGGATCCAGGAGAAGCCGATTCGGCGGAACTGGGCCGCCAGCGAGCGGGCCTGGCCGTGCAACTCCACCAGGTCGGGGTGTTTGACGCGCCAGCGCCCCGACATCTGCTCGATCACC
It contains:
- a CDS encoding DUF1398 family protein, which codes for MSSAIEKLQAAHERAAELRPRAHGFPLVAEVLRQAGVSRYHHSIPSGTTLYLTDAGAVVMQADPVVSGMVDVAPWNRDALIAAIRTDQAGDTSYSQFTRSCWEAGVVNYDVDLSGRTCTYASAAGEQYVESYPQVEVDQR
- a CDS encoding bifunctional RNase H/acid phosphatase, which produces MKVVIEADGGSRGNPGPAGYGAVVWSADRRTVLAETKQAIGRATNNVAEYRGLIAALDDALNLGAVEVQVLMDSKLVIEQMSGRWRVKHPDLVELHGQARSLAAQFRRIGFSWIPREQNAYADRLANEAMDAAAQTDRRVDKVAVPVTESARKAAAEEVPTDANKGPGWTGASGNPTRFLLLRHGQTEFSAQRRYSGRGNPPLNEIGWRQAGLAARYLTQRRGIAAVISSPLQRAYDTATTAARALGLEVTVDEDLIETDFGAWEGLTFTEAATRDPELHRRWLYDTGALPPGGESFDDVLRRVRRGRDRIIANHPGANVLVVSHVTPIKSMLRMALDAGSGILYRLHLDLASLSIAEFYPDGASSVRLVNQTGYL